The following are from one region of the Salvia hispanica cultivar TCC Black 2014 chromosome 1, UniMelb_Shisp_WGS_1.0, whole genome shotgun sequence genome:
- the LOC125222623 gene encoding cell division cycle-associated 7-like protein isoform X3, with protein sequence MQMTLKDSRAKFPNSAYISIENFRRCTLRNHQNHSAGKFRFQKKENRMKENFRSWISEYYTEMAVEASPGSSVASPSAENVKSTRKSAAGSQVSNSGDGVYCHQCRQKTRAPAAACKNLTKKKPCSVKMCCRCLWNRYGEKVEEVAKLEDWKCPKCRGICNCSVCMKRRGLQPLGVLTRASKATGKVGNGMNG encoded by the exons ATGCAGATGACTTTGAAAGATTCTAGGGCAAAATTTCCCAATTCTGCCTATATAAGTATTGAGAACTTTCGCCGCTGCAC ATTACGAAACCATCAAAACCACAGCGCCGGCAAGTTCAGATTTCAGAAGAAGGAAAACAGAATGAAGGAAAATTTCCGATCTTGGATATCTGAATACTACACAGAAATGGCGGTTGAAGCATCCCCAGGTAGTTCTGTAGCATCTCCGTCGGCAGAGAACGTTAAATCAACCAGAAAATCGGCTGCCGGTAGCCAAGTTAGTAATTCTGGTGACGGAGTATATTGCCATCAG TGTCGTCAAAAAACCAGGGCTCCAGCAGCAGCATGCAAGAATCTTACGAAGAAGAAACCCTGTTCAGTAAAGATGTGTTGCAGATGCCTATGGAACAG GTACGGTGAAAAGGTGGAGGAAGTAGCTAAGTTGGAGGATTGGAAGTGCCCGAAATGCAGGGGCATTTGCAACTGCAGTGTGTGCAT GAAGAGAAGGGGCCTTCAACCCTTGGGTGTACTTACCAGGGCATCAAAAGCGACTGGAAAGGTTGGTAATGGCATGAATGG GTGA
- the LOC125222623 gene encoding cell division cycle-associated 7-like protein isoform X2, with the protein MQMTLKDSRAKFPNSAYISIENFRRCTLRNHQNHSAGKFRFQKKENRMKENFRSWISEYYTEMAVEASPGSSVASPSAENVKSTRKSAAGSQVSNSGDGVYCHQCRQKTRAPAAACKNLTKKKPCSVKMCCRCLWNRYGEKVEEVAKLEDWKCPKCRGICNCSVCMKRRGLQPLGVLTRASKATGKDVLSGRKKGRKGRKVWM; encoded by the exons ATGCAGATGACTTTGAAAGATTCTAGGGCAAAATTTCCCAATTCTGCCTATATAAGTATTGAGAACTTTCGCCGCTGCACATTACGAAACCATCAAAACCACAGCGCCGGCAA GTTCAGATTTCAGAAGAAGGAAAACAGAATGAAGGAAAATTTCCGATCTTGGATATCTGAATACTACACAGAAATGGCGGTTGAAGCATCCCCAGGTAGTTCTGTAGCATCTCCGTCGGCAGAGAACGTTAAATCAACCAGAAAATCGGCTGCCGGTAGCCAAGTTAGTAATTCTGGTGACGGAGTATATTGCCATCAG TGTCGTCAAAAAACCAGGGCTCCAGCAGCAGCATGCAAGAATCTTACGAAGAAGAAACCCTGTTCAGTAAAGATGTGTTGCAGATGCCTATGGAACAG GTACGGTGAAAAGGTGGAGGAAGTAGCTAAGTTGGAGGATTGGAAGTGCCCGAAATGCAGGGGCATTTGCAACTGCAGTGTGTGCAT GAAGAGAAGGGGCCTTCAACCCTTGGGTGTACTTACCAGGGCATCAAAAGCGACTGGAAAG GATGTATTATCTGGTagaaagaaaggaagaaaggGAAGGAAAGTTTGGATGTAG
- the LOC125222623 gene encoding cell division cycle-associated 7-like protein isoform X1 codes for MQMTLKDSRAKFPNSAYISIENFRRCTLRNHQNHSAGKFRFQKKENRMKENFRSWISEYYTEMAVEASPGSSVASPSAENVKSTRKSAAGSQVSNSGDGVYCHQCRQKTRAPAAACKNLTKKKPCSVKMCCRCLWNRYGEKVEEVAKLEDWKCPKCRGICNCSVCMKRRGLQPLGVLTRASKATGKDVLSGRKKGRKGRKVWM; via the exons ATGCAGATGACTTTGAAAGATTCTAGGGCAAAATTTCCCAATTCTGCCTATATAAGTATTGAGAACTTTCGCCGCTGCAC ATTACGAAACCATCAAAACCACAGCGCCGGCAAGTTCAGATTTCAGAAGAAGGAAAACAGAATGAAGGAAAATTTCCGATCTTGGATATCTGAATACTACACAGAAATGGCGGTTGAAGCATCCCCAGGTAGTTCTGTAGCATCTCCGTCGGCAGAGAACGTTAAATCAACCAGAAAATCGGCTGCCGGTAGCCAAGTTAGTAATTCTGGTGACGGAGTATATTGCCATCAG TGTCGTCAAAAAACCAGGGCTCCAGCAGCAGCATGCAAGAATCTTACGAAGAAGAAACCCTGTTCAGTAAAGATGTGTTGCAGATGCCTATGGAACAG GTACGGTGAAAAGGTGGAGGAAGTAGCTAAGTTGGAGGATTGGAAGTGCCCGAAATGCAGGGGCATTTGCAACTGCAGTGTGTGCAT GAAGAGAAGGGGCCTTCAACCCTTGGGTGTACTTACCAGGGCATCAAAAGCGACTGGAAAG GATGTATTATCTGGTagaaagaaaggaagaaaggGAAGGAAAGTTTGGATGTAG